The following coding sequences are from one Phyllostomus discolor isolate MPI-MPIP mPhyDis1 chromosome 11, mPhyDis1.pri.v3, whole genome shotgun sequence window:
- the ITM2B gene encoding LOW QUALITY PROTEIN: integral membrane protein 2B (The sequence of the model RefSeq protein was modified relative to this genomic sequence to represent the inferred CDS: deleted 1 base in 1 codon) has product MVKVTFNSALAQKEAKKDEPKSSEEALIIPPDVVAVDCKDPDEVVPVGQRRAWCWCMCFGLAFMLAGVILGGAYLYKYFALQPDDVYYCGIKYIKDDVILNEPSADAPAARYQTIEENIKIFEEDEVEFISVPVPEFADSDPANIVHDFNKKLTAYLDLNLDKCYVIPLNTSIVMPPRNLLELLINIKAGTYLPQSYLIHEHMVITDRIENVDHLGFFIYRLCHDKETYKLQRRETIKGIQKREVSNCVTIRHFENKFAVETLICS; this is encoded by the exons ATGGTGAAGGTGACGTTCAACTCGGCTTTGGCCCAGAAGGAGGCCAAGAAGGACGAACCAAAGAGCAGTGAGGAGGCGCTCATCATCCCCCCCGACGTCGTCGCGGTGGACTGCAAG gACCCAGATGAAGTGGTGCCAGTTGGCCAGAGAAGAGCCTGGTGTTGGTGCATGTGTTTTGGACTAGCA TTTATGCTTGCAGGTGTCATTCTAGGAGGAGCATACCTGTACAAATATTTTGCACTTCAA CCAGATGATGTGTACTACTGTGGAATAAAGTACATCAAAGATGATGTCATCTTAAATGAGCCTTCTGCAGATGCCCCAGCTGCACGCTACCAGACAATTGAGGAAAATATTAAGATCTTTGAGGAAGATGAAGTTGAATTCATCAGCGTGCCTGTCCCAGAGTTCGCAGACAGTGATCCTGCCAACATTGTTCATGACTTTAACAAG AAACTCACAGCCTATTTAGATCTTAACCTGGATAAGTGCTATGTGATTCCTCTGAATACTTCCATTGTTATGCCACCCAGAAACCTGCTGGAGTTACTTATTAACATAAAG GCTGGAACCTATTTGCCTCAGTCATATCTGATTCATGAACACATGGTTATCACTGATCGCATTGAAAACGTTGACCACCTGGGTTTCTTTATTTATCGACTGTGCCATGACAAGGAAACTTACAAATTGCAACGCAGAGAAACCATTAAAG GTATTCAGAAACGTGAAGTCAGCAATTGTGTTACGATTCggcattttgaaaacaaatttgcTGTGGAAACTTTAATTTGTTCTTGA